A stretch of Mycobacterium sp. ITM-2016-00316 DNA encodes these proteins:
- a CDS encoding cutinase family protein encodes MATKNSRRKRHRILALAAAAAVAVLVAVVVAGVVVFMRQPDTPPIATQPGVPTDGPSAVPPTGKPRPEFQDASCPDVQLVSIPGTWESSPQLDPYNPVQFPIALLLNVTNPLRAEFGTDRLEIYTVPYTAQFHNPFSADGQMSYNDSRTEGFNATVRAMTDMNNRCPLTSYVLVGFSQGAVIAGDIASDIGNGRGPVDQDLVLGAMLIADGRRQDGVGQNLSPNPPGQGAEITLHELPMLSALGLAMTGPRDGGFGALDDRTYQICGSGDLICAAPESAFSVGNLPATLETLLGSTKGPVHALYNTPQFWTLDGKPAPQWTLDWARNLLENAPHPKHG; translated from the coding sequence ATGGCGACCAAGAACAGCAGACGAAAACGGCATCGCATTCTGGCCCTGGCCGCGGCCGCGGCGGTCGCGGTGCTGGTGGCGGTGGTCGTCGCCGGTGTGGTGGTCTTCATGCGCCAGCCCGACACCCCGCCGATCGCCACCCAGCCCGGGGTGCCCACGGACGGTCCGTCGGCCGTGCCGCCCACGGGCAAGCCGCGGCCCGAGTTCCAGGATGCGAGCTGCCCGGACGTGCAGCTGGTCTCGATTCCCGGTACCTGGGAGTCCTCGCCGCAACTCGATCCGTACAACCCGGTGCAGTTCCCGATTGCGCTGCTGCTCAACGTGACCAACCCGCTGCGCGCCGAGTTCGGCACTGACCGGCTGGAGATCTACACGGTTCCCTACACCGCGCAGTTCCACAATCCGTTCTCCGCCGACGGCCAGATGTCCTACAACGACAGTCGCACCGAGGGCTTCAACGCGACGGTGCGGGCGATGACCGACATGAACAACCGATGCCCGTTGACAAGCTATGTGCTGGTGGGTTTCTCGCAGGGTGCGGTGATCGCCGGTGATATCGCCAGCGATATCGGCAACGGCCGCGGCCCGGTGGATCAGGACCTGGTGCTCGGCGCCATGCTGATCGCCGACGGCCGACGCCAGGACGGCGTGGGCCAGAACCTCAGCCCCAACCCGCCCGGGCAGGGTGCCGAGATCACGCTGCACGAGCTGCCGATGTTGTCGGCACTGGGCCTGGCGATGACCGGTCCGCGCGACGGTGGTTTCGGCGCACTCGATGACCGCACCTACCAGATCTGTGGCTCCGGGGACCTGATCTGCGCCGCGCCCGAGTCGGCGTTCTCGGTCGGAAACCTGCCCGCCACCCTGGAAACCCTGCTGGGCAGTACAAAGGGTCCGGTGCATGCGCTGTACAACACGCCGCAGTTCTGGACGCTGGATGGCAAGCCGGCGCCGCAGTGGACGCTGGACTGGGCGCGCAACCTGCTGGAGAACGCGCCGCACCCCAAGCACGGGTAG